The genomic window GCCTTCGCGGTGGCCGTCGCCGTAGCCCTGCGTCTGGCCCTGCGTGTAGCCCTGGGCGTAGCCTTCCTTGCGGGCGCCGTCGCGCATGGCGTCGAGCGCGGCGAAGTCGATCGGCGGCGGGGGCGGCGGCTCCACCGGCAACTGCGCGGCCAGCACCTTCTTCAGGGCGTCGCGCGGGTCGAGCGATTCGGGCTGCCAGCGCTTCCAGGCGTCGCCGCCGGTGTGGCGGCGCCCGGGCGGCTCGAAGCCCTGGAAGCCTTCGTCGCTGCGATGCAGGTTGCCGAGGCCGCGCGGCGCCTGCGGCGTGCCGCCCGCGTCGCGCATGTCGTGCATGTCGGACCGGTCCGGCGTGCGGCCGCCTTGGCCGCTGCCGGGCGCCGCCGGCGCGCCGAAGAACCCCGGGTCGCCGCGGCCCGGGCCGCGGCCTGCGGCAAAGCCGCGTTCAAACGTAGGCATCGTCGCCTCCGCCAATCTGGATTTCGCCGGCCTCGGCCAGGCGTCTCACCACCTGCAGGATGGCCTTCTGCTCGGCCTCCACCTGCGACACGCGCACCGGACCCAGCGCGTCCAGGTCCTCGCGCAGCATCTCGCCGGCCCGGGTCGACATGTTGCGGATGAACTTGTCGCGCAGCTCCTGCGGCGCGCCCTTGAGCGCGACGATGAGCGATTCGGTGGCGATTTCCTTGAGCACGCGCTGGATGCCGCGGTCGTCCACTTCCAGCAGGTTCTCGAACAGGAACATCTCGTCGATGATCTTCTGTGCCAGGTCGGCGTCGTGCGTGCGCACGCCGTCGATGACCGCTTCCTCGTGGGCCGTGCTCATCAGGTTGATGATCTCGGCCGCCGTGCGTACGCCGCCCATGCGGCTGCGCTTCAGGCTCTGGCCCGCCAGCAGCTTGGTCAGCACGTCGGTCAGCTCCTGCAGCGCGCCCGGCTGCACGCCGCCGAACGTGGCAATACGCAGCACCACGTCGTTGCGCAGGCGCTCGGTGAAGAAGCCCAGCACCTCGGACGACTTCTGGCGGTCCAGGTGGATCAGGATCGTGGCGATGATCTGCGGGTGCTCGTCCTTGATCAGCTCGGCCACCGACGTGGCTTCCATCCAGTTCAGCGAGTCGATGCCGCCGCCCGGGTCGCGGGCTTCCAGGATGTCCTCGATCACGGACAGCGCGCGTTCCTCGCCCAGCGCCTTGTTCAGCACGCTCTTGATGAACGAGCTGGAGTCCACGTTCAGCGCCAGGTACTGCTCGGTCTCGCCGCGGAACTCGGCCAGCACCTCGGCCATTTCCTCGCGGGTCACGGCCGACAGGTTGGCCATGGCCGAGCCCAGCTGCTGCACTTCGCGCGGCGACAGATGCTTGAAGACCTCGGCGGCCGAATCCTCGCCCACCGCCATCATCAGGATGGCGCTCTTCTGCAGGCCCTTCTCGGGCGCTCCCTTGTTAGCCTTCGTCATTTGCCATCCAGGTCTTGATTACGCTGGCGACCAGGCGCGGGTCGCGTTGCGCGGCGTCGCGCACCAGGGCGAGATCGCTTTCGTATTTGGCCGCCAGGCGCAGCACTTCCGGATTGGTTTCCTCTTCCGGCGGCGGCAGCGCGGCGTCCGCTGCGGCGGCGTCCGCGGTGTC from Cupriavidus pauculus includes these protein-coding regions:
- the fliH gene encoding flagellar assembly protein FliH → MPTFERGFAAGRGPGRGDPGFFGAPAAPGSGQGGRTPDRSDMHDMRDAGGTPQAPRGLGNLHRSDEGFQGFEPPGRRHTGGDAWKRWQPESLDPRDALKKVLAAQLPVEPPPPPPIDFAALDAMRDGARKEGYAQGYTQGQTQGYGDGHREGYARGLESARSEAARLQELAGNFRDALGRVDTEIADALISLALDVARQLVRKTMEIDPAALVPAARELINAEPPLSGAPCLLLNPDDVALVETHLQGELQAAGWTLRADPAVARGGCIASAASGELDGTLATRWERVIKALGRNDPWEPPHA
- the fliG gene encoding flagellar motor switch protein FliG: MTKANKGAPEKGLQKSAILMMAVGEDSAAEVFKHLSPREVQQLGSAMANLSAVTREEMAEVLAEFRGETEQYLALNVDSSSFIKSVLNKALGEERALSVIEDILEARDPGGGIDSLNWMEATSVAELIKDEHPQIIATILIHLDRQKSSEVLGFFTERLRNDVVLRIATFGGVQPGALQELTDVLTKLLAGQSLKRSRMGGVRTAAEIINLMSTAHEEAVIDGVRTHDADLAQKIIDEMFLFENLLEVDDRGIQRVLKEIATESLIVALKGAPQELRDKFIRNMSTRAGEMLREDLDALGPVRVSQVEAEQKAILQVVRRLAEAGEIQIGGGDDAYV